The following proteins are co-located in the Trichormus variabilis 0441 genome:
- a CDS encoding GldG family protein: MKIIKQKQLWKYLFWLGPFLIMAGLTAGLVSDTWGTITLVLLISGIVIIGLWLAWQSQRSHWWKRRSTQAGTNAIAATLAILVILGLINFLGSRYQVRADLTEAQLFTLSPQSQQLVQNLQQPVKVWVFDVIQNPQDQQILENYRRKSTNFDFEYINPQTRPGLAEKFGVKNYGDYGQVFIESGNRRQLVQTLSVNERLSEIRLTNRLQQIISDRTAKVYFLQGHGEHPITAGEGTISQAVQALSDKNYNSSPLNLVENAKVPDDADVVVLAGPKRGLFDPEVKALQDYLNRGGNALLMIDPSTNPNINSLLQEWGVRLDDRLAVDVSGTGAQLGPAAPIVTDYGQHPITKEFGNNISYYPLARPLEITPVAGVESTPLLKTKAYPDSWAESDLQNENLQFNPEKDLKGPLTLGVALTRKLPAPSSPTPTISPTTPASPTPSPTASPTNQTQASPIPSASPTTPANPTPTISPTNQSQASPIPSPSPTTTPPSEQKPEKSATESRLVVIGNSDFITNAIFEQQLNGDVFLNSVTWLSQQDQQLLSIRPKEPRNRRMNLSTSQANVLTLSSLFVLPLLGLVTAAIIWWKRR, from the coding sequence ATGAAAATCATTAAACAAAAGCAACTTTGGAAATATCTGTTTTGGCTGGGGCCGTTTTTGATAATGGCGGGTTTAACAGCCGGATTAGTTTCTGATACCTGGGGAACAATTACCCTAGTATTATTAATTTCTGGAATTGTCATCATTGGGTTGTGGTTAGCGTGGCAAAGTCAGCGTAGTCATTGGTGGAAGAGACGTTCTACCCAAGCTGGTACTAACGCTATCGCAGCAACTCTGGCAATTTTGGTAATTTTGGGACTGATAAACTTTTTAGGGAGTCGCTATCAAGTACGGGCAGATTTAACAGAAGCCCAGTTATTTACCCTATCACCACAGTCACAGCAACTGGTGCAAAATCTCCAACAACCAGTAAAAGTTTGGGTGTTTGATGTCATTCAAAATCCCCAAGACCAACAAATTTTAGAAAATTATCGCCGCAAAAGTACTAACTTTGATTTTGAGTATATTAATCCCCAAACTAGACCAGGACTAGCGGAAAAATTTGGCGTTAAAAATTATGGTGATTATGGTCAAGTTTTTATAGAATCTGGCAATAGACGGCAATTAGTGCAAACCCTGAGTGTGAATGAACGTCTGTCAGAAATTCGCTTAACCAATCGCCTACAACAAATTATTAGCGATCGCACCGCCAAAGTCTACTTCCTCCAAGGTCATGGCGAACACCCAATTACTGCGGGTGAAGGTACTATCTCACAAGCAGTCCAAGCATTAAGCGATAAGAACTATAATTCCTCGCCTTTGAATCTAGTAGAAAATGCTAAAGTGCCTGATGATGCTGACGTTGTAGTCCTAGCAGGCCCTAAACGGGGGTTATTTGACCCAGAGGTCAAAGCATTACAAGATTATCTCAATCGTGGTGGTAACGCCCTACTCATGATTGACCCCAGCACCAACCCCAACATCAACAGCTTACTGCAAGAATGGGGTGTACGCTTAGATGATCGTTTAGCAGTCGATGTCTCTGGAACTGGCGCACAACTCGGCCCGGCTGCACCTATAGTTACAGATTACGGACAACACCCGATTACAAAAGAGTTTGGTAACAATATTTCCTATTACCCCCTAGCCAGACCTCTAGAAATTACCCCAGTAGCTGGTGTAGAGTCTACCCCATTGTTAAAAACCAAAGCCTATCCCGACAGTTGGGCAGAAAGCGACCTACAAAACGAAAATTTGCAATTTAACCCCGAAAAAGACCTGAAAGGGCCTTTAACCTTGGGTGTAGCTTTAACTAGAAAACTACCAGCCCCATCTAGCCCTACTCCCACCATATCCCCAACAACACCAGCAAGCCCCACTCCTTCACCCACTGCATCCCCAACAAATCAAACTCAAGCCAGTCCCATTCCTTCAGCATCCCCAACAACACCAGCAAACCCCACTCCCACCATATCCCCAACAAACCAAAGTCAAGCCAGCCCCATTCCTTCACCATCCCCAACAACAACTCCCCCAAGCGAACAGAAGCCTGAAAAATCAGCCACCGAATCACGGCTAGTAGTGATAGGGAATTCAGATTTCATCACCAACGCCATATTTGAACAGCAATTAAATGGGGATGTCTTCCTTAATTCCGTCACCTGGCTAAGTCAGCAAGACCAGCAACTCCTTTCGATTCGTCCTAAAGAACCAAGAAATAGACGAATGAACCTATCCACCTCACAAGCCAATGTCTTAACACTATCGTCTTTGTTTGTTTTACCCTTACTCGGCTTAGTCACAGCCGCCATTATCTGGTGGAAGCGTAGATGA
- a CDS encoding DUF4340 domain-containing protein: MTKKTLILLLLALGLSGFVYFWEIRGATQREEVRENQRQIFSFTEDDVQSLTVKTQKLTVNLERNQQSNQPKWLLKSPVSEPANEPIVSYLMDLLVKGKSTNTISTPANQIAEFGLDQPQATININLKNQKTHQLILGKPDLSGRFVYAQADPSTQPNGNVNVLVVSIDFENAVNRELSEWQQPVSLDKVAPPNLPQPTPTNSP; encoded by the coding sequence ATGACTAAAAAAACTTTAATTTTGTTATTGTTAGCCCTGGGGTTGAGTGGTTTTGTTTATTTCTGGGAAATTCGCGGTGCTACTCAGCGAGAAGAGGTTAGGGAGAATCAAAGGCAAATCTTCTCTTTTACAGAAGATGATGTCCAGTCTCTCACTGTAAAAACTCAAAAACTGACGGTGAATTTGGAACGGAACCAGCAGTCTAATCAACCCAAGTGGTTGCTGAAATCTCCTGTATCAGAACCTGCAAACGAGCCTATAGTCAGTTATTTGATGGATTTATTGGTAAAAGGAAAGAGTACGAATACTATATCCACACCAGCTAACCAAATAGCCGAATTTGGTTTAGACCAACCCCAAGCCACTATCAACATCAACCTGAAAAATCAAAAAACCCATCAGTTGATTCTGGGTAAGCCTGATTTGAGCGGTCGTTTTGTCTATGCCCAAGCTGACCCTAGCACTCAACCAAATGGTAATGTAAATGTGCTAGTGGTCTCTATAGATTTTGAGAATGCTGTCAATAGAGAATTATCAGAGTGGCAACAACCTGTCAGTTTAGATAAAGTTGCACCACCAAATCTACCTCAGCCAACTCCTACCAATAGCCCATGA
- the purU gene encoding formyltetrahydrofolate deformylase produces the protein MTNPTATLLISCPDQRGLVAKIANFIYANGGNIIHADQHTDFAAGLFLTRIEWQLEGFNLPREIIGAAFNAIAQPLGAKWELHFSDTIPRIAIWVSRQDHCLYDLIWRQRAKEIAVDIPLIISNHPHLKVVAEQFGIDFYHIPINKDNKTEQEDQQLELLQKYKIDLVVLAKYMQIVSADFITKFPQIINIHHSFLPAFVGANPYHRAFERGVKVIGATAHYATPELDAGPIIEQDVVRVSHRDEVEDLIRKGKDLERVVLARAVRLHLQNRVLVYGNRTVVFE, from the coding sequence GTGACCAACCCGACTGCAACCTTACTAATTTCATGTCCCGACCAACGGGGATTAGTCGCTAAAATCGCTAACTTTATCTACGCCAATGGTGGAAATATTATCCACGCTGACCAACATACCGATTTTGCGGCTGGGTTATTCCTCACTCGCATTGAATGGCAGTTAGAGGGTTTCAATTTGCCGCGAGAGATTATTGGGGCCGCATTTAATGCGATCGCTCAACCTCTAGGCGCTAAGTGGGAGCTACATTTTTCTGATACAATCCCACGTATTGCCATTTGGGTAAGTCGCCAAGACCATTGCCTTTATGATTTAATTTGGAGACAACGCGCCAAAGAAATCGCTGTTGATATTCCCTTAATTATTAGTAATCATCCCCATTTAAAAGTAGTTGCGGAGCAATTTGGCATCGACTTTTACCATATTCCTATTAATAAAGATAACAAAACTGAACAGGAAGACCAACAATTAGAATTACTGCAAAAATATAAAATTGATTTAGTTGTATTGGCAAAATATATGCAAATTGTTAGTGCAGATTTTATTACGAAATTTCCGCAAATTATTAATATTCATCACTCATTCTTACCAGCCTTCGTAGGCGCAAATCCCTACCATAGAGCTTTTGAACGCGGTGTGAAAGTTATTGGTGCTACAGCCCACTATGCTACTCCAGAATTAGATGCCGGGCCAATTATTGAACAAGATGTAGTTAGAGTTAGCCACCGCGATGAAGTTGAGGATTTAATTAGAAAAGGTAAGGATTTAGAGCGAGTCGTATTAGCTAGAGCCGTGCGCCTACATCTGCAAAATCGGGTTTTAGTTTATGGAAATCGTACTGTAGTTTTTGAATAA
- a CDS encoding heavy metal translocating P-type ATPase — MKNVTLKLRGMSCASCAKSIADTINSVPGVHDCSVNFGTEQATVNYDPRKTDLQAIQNAVNAAGYSASPLQEQNLMAGDDDEEKRYRLQESRDLRRKVTVGGIISIVLVIGSLPMMTGLHLPSIPTWLHNPWLQLILTTPVQFWCGYSFYINSWKAFQRHAATMDTLIVLGTSAAYFYSLFATLFPGFFIAQGLMPDVYYETAAIVITLILLGRLFENRAKGQTSEAIRKLIGLQAKTARLIRNGREVDVPIEEVEIGDIVLVRPGEKIPVDGEVIDGTSTIDEAMVTGESIPVQKQPGDEVIGATINKTGSFQFRATRVGKDTVLAQIVQLVQQAQGSKAPIQRLADQVTGWFVPAVIAIAILTFIIWYNFMGNITLALMTTVGVLIIACPCALGLATPTSVMVGTGKGAENGILIKGAESLELAHQIHTIVLDKTGTITQGKPTVTDFVAVNGTVNSNEIKLIQLAASLERNSEHPLAEAVVRYAQSQEVTLANVTDFAAVVGSGVQGIVAHHLVQIGTQRWMEELSINTQALQPDKERLEYLGKTAVWLAVDGEIAGLMGIADAIKPTSTQAIRALQKLGLEVVMLTGDNRRTAASIAREVGIKRVLAEVRPDQKAATVQAIQAEGKIVAMVGDGINDAPALAQADVGIAIGTGTDVAIAASDITLISGDLQAIVTAIQLSRATIYNIRQNLFFAFIYNVAGIPIAAGILFPIFGWLLNPIIAGAAMAFSSVSVVTNALRLRKFQPKTPA, encoded by the coding sequence ATGAAGAATGTGACACTCAAGCTACGCGGTATGAGTTGCGCTTCCTGCGCTAAAAGTATTGCAGATACTATTAATTCTGTCCCAGGTGTCCATGACTGTAGTGTGAACTTTGGGACAGAACAGGCAACAGTTAATTATGACCCCAGAAAAACGGATTTACAAGCCATCCAAAACGCAGTGAATGCAGCAGGTTATTCTGCATCTCCCCTCCAAGAACAAAACTTGATGGCGGGAGACGATGATGAAGAAAAAAGATATCGTCTGCAAGAATCCCGTGATTTGCGGCGAAAGGTAACAGTAGGGGGCATCATCAGTATCGTGCTGGTGATTGGCTCACTACCAATGATGACAGGGTTACACCTGCCTAGCATTCCTACATGGCTGCATAACCCTTGGCTGCAATTAATCCTCACCACTCCTGTACAGTTTTGGTGTGGTTACTCCTTCTACATCAACAGCTGGAAAGCTTTCCAGCGCCATGCTGCCACAATGGATACCCTAATTGTTTTAGGTACAAGTGCAGCATATTTCTATTCCCTATTCGCAACTTTATTTCCGGGCTTCTTCATCGCCCAGGGATTGATGCCGGATGTGTATTATGAAACTGCGGCAATTGTCATTACTTTGATTTTGTTGGGGCGACTGTTCGAGAATCGTGCCAAAGGACAAACCTCAGAAGCTATCCGCAAGCTGATCGGTTTACAAGCGAAAACAGCCCGGTTGATTCGCAACGGACGAGAAGTAGATGTACCGATTGAGGAAGTAGAAATTGGTGATATTGTGCTGGTTCGTCCTGGGGAAAAAATTCCCGTTGATGGAGAAGTAATTGACGGGACATCCACAATTGATGAAGCGATGGTGACTGGGGAAAGTATACCTGTGCAAAAACAACCAGGGGATGAAGTTATAGGTGCAACTATCAATAAAACTGGCAGTTTTCAGTTTCGAGCCACCAGAGTTGGGAAAGACACTGTACTGGCGCAGATTGTCCAACTAGTGCAGCAAGCCCAAGGCTCAAAAGCTCCTATTCAAAGACTAGCAGACCAAGTTACAGGGTGGTTTGTGCCGGCGGTAATTGCGATCGCTATTCTCACCTTTATTATTTGGTATAACTTCATGGGTAATATCACCCTGGCATTGATGACCACTGTTGGAGTGTTAATTATCGCTTGTCCTTGTGCTTTGGGTTTAGCCACCCCAACTTCAGTGATGGTAGGTACTGGTAAAGGTGCAGAAAACGGAATTTTAATTAAAGGCGCTGAAAGCTTAGAATTAGCGCACCAAATTCACACAATTGTCTTAGATAAAACCGGCACAATTACCCAAGGTAAACCAACAGTTACAGATTTTGTCGCAGTTAACGGTACTGTTAACAGCAATGAAATTAAGCTGATACAGTTAGCCGCATCCCTAGAACGCAATTCTGAACATCCCCTTGCAGAAGCAGTTGTGAGATATGCTCAATCTCAGGAAGTAACTTTAGCAAATGTCACAGACTTTGCCGCCGTGGTAGGTAGTGGTGTGCAAGGTATTGTTGCTCACCATCTTGTGCAGATTGGTACACAACGCTGGATGGAAGAATTAAGTATTAACACTCAAGCTTTGCAGCCAGACAAAGAACGCTTAGAATATCTGGGTAAAACAGCCGTGTGGTTGGCAGTTGACGGGGAAATTGCCGGATTAATGGGAATTGCTGATGCCATTAAACCCACTTCCACCCAAGCTATCAGAGCATTGCAAAAACTTGGTTTAGAAGTTGTCATGCTCACAGGCGACAATCGCCGCACCGCCGCAAGTATCGCCCGTGAGGTGGGGATTAAAAGAGTGTTAGCAGAAGTCCGTCCCGACCAAAAAGCCGCTACAGTCCAAGCAATACAAGCAGAAGGCAAAATTGTCGCAATGGTTGGTGATGGGATTAATGATGCACCAGCTTTAGCTCAAGCCGATGTGGGAATTGCCATTGGTACAGGTACAGATGTGGCGATCGCTGCCAGTGATATTACCCTGATTTCTGGCGATTTGCAAGCCATAGTTACAGCCATTCAACTCAGCCGCGCCACAATTTACAACATCCGCCAAAACCTATTTTTTGCCTTTATTTACAACGTTGCAGGTATCCCCATCGCCGCCGGGATTCTCTTCCCTATCTTCGGTTGGTTACTTAATCCCATCATCGCCGGTGCAGCAATGGCTTTTAGCTCAGTTTCCGTCGTCACAAATGCTCTGCGTTTACGTAAATTTCAACCTAAAACACCTGCATAA
- a CDS encoding heavy metal-responsive transcriptional regulator yields the protein MLAQTEAKQIGVVAKESGVPIKTIRYYEELGLLTSSGRTEGGFRLFNSDVLARLHFIKRAQSLGLSLSEIKEFLNVHDRGQLPCEHIKIKLEDKVKAIDEQIQQLLILRQELSGLLSGWEIKPDNSSTTICPIIEN from the coding sequence ATGTTAGCCCAAACAGAAGCAAAACAAATTGGCGTAGTTGCCAAAGAAAGCGGCGTACCAATTAAAACTATCCGCTACTATGAAGAACTTGGTCTACTCACATCATCAGGCAGAACCGAGGGAGGATTTAGATTATTTAACTCTGATGTTTTGGCAAGACTACACTTTATTAAACGCGCTCAAAGTTTAGGATTAAGCTTGTCAGAAATCAAGGAATTTTTAAACGTCCACGATAGAGGACAGTTACCTTGTGAGCATATCAAAATTAAACTAGAAGATAAAGTAAAAGCTATTGATGAACAAATTCAGCAATTACTAATTTTGAGACAAGAATTATCAGGATTACTTTCTGGCTGGGAAATCAAGCCTGATAATTCTTCTACAACTATTTGCCCAATTATTGAAAATTAA
- a CDS encoding D-2-hydroxyacid dehydrogenase yields MVKLILPVELANEISPRLPSDTKFVQVDSDGNFDGDASDAEIYLNGFKLKPTTLHKVLEAAPGIRWQQTPSAGVNHILTPIFLEHDIILTNGAGVHAIPISEFVLSLILYHAKQLRQLQAAHDQRIWRKSWLVLPELAKSTVLILGTGNIGQAIASRLKAFGAIVWGGRRRPEPLANFDKIFVGNEWHALLPEVDYLVVATPLTPETKALIDEEVLRSLPSHAYLINVGRGAVVDESALTKALTEGWIGGAGLDTVSIEPLPPESHLWSLPNLFITPHTSAISPVLKERIATLFLDNLERYRTGQSLRNIVDKQAGY; encoded by the coding sequence GTGGTCAAACTAATTTTACCTGTAGAGCTTGCTAATGAGATTTCCCCACGGCTACCATCAGATACAAAATTTGTGCAGGTAGATAGTGATGGTAATTTTGATGGTGATGCTAGTGATGCAGAGATTTACCTCAACGGCTTTAAATTGAAACCAACGACTTTACATAAAGTTCTAGAGGCTGCCCCTGGAATACGTTGGCAACAGACACCTAGTGCTGGTGTGAATCACATTCTCACACCCATTTTTCTGGAACATGATATTATCCTCACCAATGGCGCGGGGGTTCATGCAATTCCCATTTCCGAGTTTGTCTTAAGTTTGATCCTTTATCACGCCAAACAGTTACGACAACTGCAAGCTGCTCACGATCAACGCATTTGGCGAAAAAGCTGGTTGGTACTACCAGAGTTAGCAAAATCAACAGTATTAATTCTCGGTACTGGGAATATAGGTCAAGCGATCGCATCTCGTCTTAAAGCATTTGGGGCGATAGTTTGGGGTGGTCGTCGTCGCCCTGAACCTCTAGCTAATTTTGATAAAATCTTTGTTGGCAATGAATGGCACGCATTGTTACCAGAAGTTGACTATCTAGTTGTAGCCACACCTCTGACACCAGAAACTAAAGCCTTAATTGATGAAGAAGTACTGCGATCGCTACCTAGTCATGCTTATTTAATTAACGTCGGTCGTGGTGCAGTTGTAGACGAATCAGCCTTAACTAAAGCCCTCACCGAAGGTTGGATTGGAGGTGCAGGATTAGACACAGTTTCTATTGAACCTTTACCACCCGAAAGTCATTTATGGTCTTTACCCAACCTCTTTATTACACCCCATACATCCGCAATTTCCCCAGTATTAAAAGAACGCATCGCTACCTTATTTCTCGATAATCTAGAGCGTTACCGTACTGGTCAGTCTTTACGAAATATAGTCGATAAGCAAGCAGGATACTAA
- a CDS encoding formylglycine-generating enzyme family protein — translation MKQHRQSEVAIATPKPKSPGRPPGKDMVWIPGDTFTMGSDDHYPEEAPTRRVTVTGFWMDKYAVTNKQFQRFVKETKYVTVAERSPNPEDYPGALPELLVPASLVFEQPPYRVDLNSCNWWNYVPGANWRNPEGPGSSIKGRENYPVVHIAYEDAEAYAKWAGKALPTEAQWEFAARGGLESAVYVWGNEFFHNKLLANIWQGEFPWQNLKSHPPRPEPVGSYPPNNYGLYDMTGNVWEWTMDWYRSQPLPSKPKSCCIPVNPRGGTLEESFDPNFSDIRIPRKVLKGGSFLCAENYCFRYRPAARHAETIDTSTCHIGFRCVSSHESQGQG, via the coding sequence ATGAAACAGCATAGACAAAGTGAGGTAGCGATCGCCACACCAAAGCCCAAATCTCCAGGCAGACCACCAGGCAAAGATATGGTTTGGATACCGGGTGATACATTTACAATGGGGTCAGATGATCATTACCCAGAAGAAGCACCCACTCGGCGCGTTACCGTCACTGGATTCTGGATGGATAAATATGCTGTGACAAATAAACAGTTTCAGCGATTCGTTAAGGAAACTAAATATGTTACCGTTGCTGAACGCTCACCAAATCCAGAGGATTATCCGGGAGCTTTACCAGAATTACTAGTACCTGCCTCGTTAGTTTTTGAGCAACCACCTTATCGAGTTGATTTAAACTCCTGTAATTGGTGGAATTATGTTCCCGGCGCAAACTGGAGAAATCCCGAAGGGCCTGGTAGTTCAATTAAAGGACGGGAAAACTATCCTGTTGTGCATATTGCTTACGAGGATGCTGAGGCATATGCAAAATGGGCAGGGAAAGCATTACCAACGGAAGCACAATGGGAATTTGCAGCCCGTGGTGGTTTAGAAAGTGCTGTTTATGTCTGGGGTAATGAGTTTTTCCACAACAAGTTATTAGCTAACATCTGGCAAGGGGAGTTTCCTTGGCAAAACCTCAAATCTCACCCACCCCGACCGGAACCCGTCGGCTCTTACCCTCCTAATAACTATGGTTTGTATGATATGACGGGTAATGTTTGGGAATGGACAATGGATTGGTATCGTTCACAACCTCTCCCATCCAAACCAAAATCTTGTTGTATTCCCGTCAATCCCAGAGGCGGGACTTTGGAAGAAAGTTTTGACCCAAACTTTTCAGACATCCGTATTCCCAGAAAAGTCTTGAAAGGTGGATCTTTTCTTTGTGCAGAAAATTATTGCTTTCGCTATCGTCCAGCCGCCCGCCACGCAGAAACAATAGACACTTCAACCTGCCATATTGGATTCCGTTGTGTATCATCCCATGAGAGCCAAGGACAGGGTTGA
- a CDS encoding sulfatase encodes MTQYIHGGVNRRKFLGMTAAGTLMATASANLFSRATAQSSRPNVVFILVDDMGWGDLSIYGRTDYETPNLDRLARQGVRFTNAYANQTVCTPTRIAFLTGRYQARLPVGLREPLGARSQPASNNIGIPANQPTIASLLKANGYETALVGKWHAGYPPNFGPLQKGFDEYFGHLSGGIEYFTHTGTDRILDLYENDVPVQRSGYVTDLFTDRAVEFIQRPHSRPFYLSLHYNAPHWPWQGPNDQASTAFYLTNGYTVGGSQATYAAMVKSLDDGVGRVLDALEASGQADNTLVIFTSDNGGERFSNFGPFRGQKASLYEGGIRVPAIIRYPGVTQANQVSNQVIITFDLTATILAATGTSFHPNYPPDGQNLLPLLRGDRSEFSRTLFWRYGAALTTRQRAVRSGDWKYWRRGNQEALFNLATDPGETTDLKDSNAQVFTRLRNQFQHWELQMLPYGS; translated from the coding sequence ATGACACAGTACATACATGGCGGTGTGAATCGTCGTAAGTTCTTAGGTATGACTGCTGCTGGTACTCTTATGGCCACAGCTAGTGCCAATTTATTCTCAAGAGCGACAGCCCAATCTAGTCGCCCAAATGTGGTGTTTATTTTAGTTGATGACATGGGTTGGGGCGACCTGAGCATCTATGGACGCACAGATTACGAAACTCCTAATCTAGACAGACTGGCACGGCAGGGAGTACGTTTCACGAATGCTTACGCGAATCAAACCGTTTGTACTCCTACACGGATAGCTTTCTTAACGGGACGATATCAAGCGCGATTACCCGTCGGCTTACGAGAACCTCTAGGCGCGCGCTCACAACCAGCTAGTAATAACATAGGAATACCAGCCAATCAACCCACCATAGCCTCACTACTGAAAGCAAATGGTTATGAAACTGCGTTGGTTGGTAAGTGGCACGCTGGTTATCCCCCTAACTTTGGGCCTCTCCAAAAGGGCTTTGACGAGTACTTTGGACACTTAAGCGGTGGAATTGAATATTTCACGCATACAGGTACAGATCGGATACTGGATCTCTATGAAAATGATGTACCTGTACAGCGTTCTGGGTATGTTACAGATTTGTTTACAGACAGAGCAGTTGAATTCATCCAACGTCCACACTCTCGCCCATTTTATCTAAGTTTGCACTACAATGCGCCCCATTGGCCTTGGCAGGGGCCAAATGATCAAGCATCAACTGCTTTTTATCTGACTAATGGTTATACAGTAGGTGGTTCACAAGCAACCTATGCTGCAATGGTCAAGAGTTTGGATGACGGAGTTGGCAGAGTATTAGACGCACTGGAAGCAAGCGGACAAGCTGATAATACCTTGGTAATTTTTACCAGTGATAATGGTGGCGAAAGATTCTCTAACTTTGGGCCATTCCGGGGGCAAAAGGCTAGTTTATATGAAGGTGGTATACGAGTACCTGCCATCATTCGCTATCCAGGTGTGACTCAAGCTAATCAAGTGAGCAATCAGGTGATTATCACTTTTGATTTAACTGCAACTATTCTTGCTGCCACTGGCACAAGTTTCCATCCCAACTATCCACCAGATGGTCAAAATTTACTTCCCTTACTACGTGGCGATCGCAGTGAGTTTTCCCGCACCTTGTTTTGGCGTTATGGGGCGGCGTTAACAACAAGGCAAAGAGCTGTGCGAAGCGGTGACTGGAAGTATTGGAGACGAGGAAACCAAGAAGCTTTGTTTAACTTAGCAACTGATCCAGGCGAAACAACAGACCTCAAGGATAGTAATGCACAGGTATTTACACGACTACGCAACCAATTCCAACATTGGGAATTACAAATGTTGCCTTATGGATCTTAA
- the nifT gene encoding putative nitrogen fixation protein NifT produces MKIMLRQNSAGNLMVYIAKKDLEEEVVKQTEGSDGKVLTLANGWELAIPNLQEPVRLPQTVEAKRLL; encoded by the coding sequence ATGAAAATCATGCTGCGCCAGAATTCTGCGGGAAATCTAATGGTTTATATTGCCAAAAAAGACCTGGAAGAAGAAGTAGTCAAGCAAACAGAGGGATCTGATGGTAAAGTCCTCACTTTAGCCAACGGTTGGGAATTAGCGATTCCTAATTTACAAGAACCTGTTCGATTACCGCAAACTGTAGAGGCTAAAAGGCTACTTTAG
- a CDS encoding nitrogen fixation protein NifZ → MQSDELELDLPPAFEIGAKVRTRKLIRNDGTYPGQEIGATLAKKGEVGYVVSIGTFLQNSYIYAVHFIEKGFIVGCRKKELEIFEEIK, encoded by the coding sequence ATGCAATCAGATGAATTAGAACTAGACTTACCACCAGCATTTGAAATTGGCGCAAAAGTCAGAACTCGCAAGCTAATCCGTAACGATGGCACTTATCCTGGGCAAGAAATTGGGGCAACATTAGCAAAAAAAGGAGAGGTTGGCTATGTTGTCAGTATTGGTACATTTCTGCAAAATTCCTATATCTATGCAGTGCATTTTATCGAAAAGGGTTTTATTGTCGGTTGTCGCAAAAAAGAACTAGAAATTTTTGAGGAAATTAAATGA